In the Syngnathus scovelli strain Florida chromosome 8, RoL_Ssco_1.2, whole genome shotgun sequence genome, one interval contains:
- the LOC125973785 gene encoding NXPE family member 3-like isoform X1, translating into MTVRQVKVTVKMCLGYRKCIFIVLTLFGLIFFQHNISNVESWKNHLVSALYKVQNRIQPSNLSETHQAFHHKRTPYCPHLAQPLSPEEELEERNLLDFIAWPQPPFGSEAPNLSQTSDPVHSHFTIVNAKNWSVGDQLEVHVQLRDFKGRPKRYGGDLLLARLHSLKDRAGVAGQVLDHRNGLYSARFPLLWEGSAQVDVVMVHSSEAVAVLQRLREKRPDRVYFSSIFGQGNHSEKMVCNMCLPPDQGPLCNFTDLHTGDPWYCYKPKMLSCDTRNNYVLEGSLENIINSKEELLFQSGVNLKVPIHASTSNAIIVLPSRKGDSTQKLDHAKVATSGYYYQDIWRSLGGVTKRQFDGASITQCLTNKLVYMYGDSTMRQWYEYLVTVIPGIKEFNQEGGVKVGPFMAIDLTHNILLKFRFHGPPIVTRTTLMAHKLRYIANELDGLTGGPDTVVALSVWAHFAPFPVEVYHHRLWQIRKAVVRLLDRAPGTVVVVRTPNPRAQDRDLSLKFSDWFSLQLDTVLRAMFEGLDVLLVDAWQMCVAHHQPHDVHPPRAIVMNMVDVMLSHVCRDRTKKTE; encoded by the exons ATGACAGTCAGACAGGTCAAAGTCACTGTGAAAATGTGCCTCGGCTATAGGAAATGTATCTTCATCGTTCTCACCCTGTTCGGTCTCATCTTCTTCCAGCATAATATCAGCAATGTGGAG AGTTGGAAGAATCACTTGGTGTCAGCACTGTACAAGGTCCAAAACCGCATCCAGCCGTCCAACCTCTCTGAAACCCACCAGGCGTTTCATCACAAGCGCACCCCTTACTGTCCACATCTGGCCCAGCCACTGTCACCTGAAGAAGAGCTGGAGGAACGCAACTTGTTGGATTTCATCGCCTGGCCCCAGCCACCCTTTGGCTCCGAAGCACCCAACTTGTCGCAGACAAGTGACCCGGTACACAGTCACTTCACAATTGTCAATGCCAAAAACTGGTCCGTGGGCGACCAGCTGGAAGTGCACGTCCAACTACGGGATTTCAAGGGCCGACCCAAGCGCTACGGCGGCGATTTGCTGTTGGCCCGGTTGCACTCCCTAAAAGACAGGGCAGGTGTGGCCGGGCAGGTGCTGGACCACAGGAACGGACTTTATTCCGCTCGATTCCCGCTGCTGTGGGAGGGCTCGGCTCAGGTTGACGTCGTGATGGTCCACTCGAGCGAGGCTGTGGCCGTGTTGCAGAGGCTGAGAGAGAAACGACCCGATCGGGTGTACTTCTCCAGCATCTTTGGCCAAGGTAATCATTCTGAGAAGATGGTGTGCAACATGTGTCTGCCGCCAGACCAGGGGCCACTCTGCAACTTTACGGACCTTCACACCGGCGACCCTTGGTATTGCTACAAGCCCAAAATGCTCAGCTGCGACACCAGAAACAACTACGTCCTCGAAGGCTCCCTCGAAAACATCATCAACAGCAAGGAAGAGTTGCTCTTTCAAAG TGGCGTGAACCTTAAAGTTCCAATCCATGCTTCCACATCGAATGCCATCATCGTGCTTCCTTCCAGGAAAG GAGACAGCACTCAAAAACTGGACCACGCAAAGGTGGCAACGTCTGGATACTACTACCAGGACATTTGGAGGTCATTGGGTGGTGTAACCAAGCGCCAGTTTGATGGTGCGTCCATCACTCAGTGTTTGACCAACAAGTTGGTCTACATGTACGGTGACTCGACCATGCGCCAGTGGTACGAGTACCTCGTCACTGTGATTCCAG GGATAAAAGAATTCAACCAGGAGGGTGGAGTAAAAGTGGGGCCCTTCATGGCCATAGACCTCACGCACAATATTCTGCTCAAGTTTCGTTTCCACGGCCCACCCATCGTCACCCGCACCACCTTGATGGCACACAAGTTGCGCTACATTGCCAACGAGCTGGACGGCCTGACCGGCGGTCCCGACACGGTGGTGGCGCTCAGCGTCTGGGCTCACTTCGCCCCCTTCCCCGTGGAGGTGTACCACCATCGCCTCTGGCAGATCCGCAAGGCGGTGGTGCGACTTCTGGACCGGGCGCCTGGGACGGTGGTGGTGGTCCGCACGCCCAACCCTCGAGCTCAAGATCGGGACCTCAGCCTAAAGTTCAGTGACTGGTTTTCGCTGCAGCTGGACACGGTGCTGCGCGCCATGTTCGAGGGTCTTGACGTTTTGCTGGTGGACGCTTGGCAGATGTGTGTGGCGCACCACCAACCTCACGACGTGCACCCTCCTAGGGCCATTGTGATGAACATGGTAGACGTGATGTTGTCCCACGTTTGCCGTGACAGAACCAAAAAGACTGAATGA
- the LOC125973785 gene encoding NXPE family member 3-like isoform X2, which produces MSLNVWKYILIILSLYGLIFLMKNNTLGESWKNHLVSALYKVQNRIQPSNLSETHQAFHHKRTPYCPHLAQPLSPEEELEERNLLDFIAWPQPPFGSEAPNLSQTSDPVHSHFTIVNAKNWSVGDQLEVHVQLRDFKGRPKRYGGDLLLARLHSLKDRAGVAGQVLDHRNGLYSARFPLLWEGSAQVDVVMVHSSEAVAVLQRLREKRPDRVYFSSIFGQGNHSEKMVCNMCLPPDQGPLCNFTDLHTGDPWYCYKPKMLSCDTRNNYVLEGSLENIINSKEELLFQSGVNLKVPIHASTSNAIIVLPSRKGDSTQKLDHAKVATSGYYYQDIWRSLGGVTKRQFDGASITQCLTNKLVYMYGDSTMRQWYEYLVTVIPGIKEFNQEGGVKVGPFMAIDLTHNILLKFRFHGPPIVTRTTLMAHKLRYIANELDGLTGGPDTVVALSVWAHFAPFPVEVYHHRLWQIRKAVVRLLDRAPGTVVVVRTPNPRAQDRDLSLKFSDWFSLQLDTVLRAMFEGLDVLLVDAWQMCVAHHQPHDVHPPRAIVMNMVDVMLSHVCRDRTKKTE; this is translated from the exons ATGTCTCTGAATGTTTGGAAATATATCCTCATCATTCTCAGCCTATATGGCCTCATCTTCCTGATGAAAAATAATACCCTTGGGGAG AGTTGGAAGAATCACTTGGTGTCAGCACTGTACAAGGTCCAAAACCGCATCCAGCCGTCCAACCTCTCTGAAACCCACCAGGCGTTTCATCACAAGCGCACCCCTTACTGTCCACATCTGGCCCAGCCACTGTCACCTGAAGAAGAGCTGGAGGAACGCAACTTGTTGGATTTCATCGCCTGGCCCCAGCCACCCTTTGGCTCCGAAGCACCCAACTTGTCGCAGACAAGTGACCCGGTACACAGTCACTTCACAATTGTCAATGCCAAAAACTGGTCCGTGGGCGACCAGCTGGAAGTGCACGTCCAACTACGGGATTTCAAGGGCCGACCCAAGCGCTACGGCGGCGATTTGCTGTTGGCCCGGTTGCACTCCCTAAAAGACAGGGCAGGTGTGGCCGGGCAGGTGCTGGACCACAGGAACGGACTTTATTCCGCTCGATTCCCGCTGCTGTGGGAGGGCTCGGCTCAGGTTGACGTCGTGATGGTCCACTCGAGCGAGGCTGTGGCCGTGTTGCAGAGGCTGAGAGAGAAACGACCCGATCGGGTGTACTTCTCCAGCATCTTTGGCCAAGGTAATCATTCTGAGAAGATGGTGTGCAACATGTGTCTGCCGCCAGACCAGGGGCCACTCTGCAACTTTACGGACCTTCACACCGGCGACCCTTGGTATTGCTACAAGCCCAAAATGCTCAGCTGCGACACCAGAAACAACTACGTCCTCGAAGGCTCCCTCGAAAACATCATCAACAGCAAGGAAGAGTTGCTCTTTCAAAG TGGCGTGAACCTTAAAGTTCCAATCCATGCTTCCACATCGAATGCCATCATCGTGCTTCCTTCCAGGAAAG GAGACAGCACTCAAAAACTGGACCACGCAAAGGTGGCAACGTCTGGATACTACTACCAGGACATTTGGAGGTCATTGGGTGGTGTAACCAAGCGCCAGTTTGATGGTGCGTCCATCACTCAGTGTTTGACCAACAAGTTGGTCTACATGTACGGTGACTCGACCATGCGCCAGTGGTACGAGTACCTCGTCACTGTGATTCCAG GGATAAAAGAATTCAACCAGGAGGGTGGAGTAAAAGTGGGGCCCTTCATGGCCATAGACCTCACGCACAATATTCTGCTCAAGTTTCGTTTCCACGGCCCACCCATCGTCACCCGCACCACCTTGATGGCACACAAGTTGCGCTACATTGCCAACGAGCTGGACGGCCTGACCGGCGGTCCCGACACGGTGGTGGCGCTCAGCGTCTGGGCTCACTTCGCCCCCTTCCCCGTGGAGGTGTACCACCATCGCCTCTGGCAGATCCGCAAGGCGGTGGTGCGACTTCTGGACCGGGCGCCTGGGACGGTGGTGGTGGTCCGCACGCCCAACCCTCGAGCTCAAGATCGGGACCTCAGCCTAAAGTTCAGTGACTGGTTTTCGCTGCAGCTGGACACGGTGCTGCGCGCCATGTTCGAGGGTCTTGACGTTTTGCTGGTGGACGCTTGGCAGATGTGTGTGGCGCACCACCAACCTCACGACGTGCACCCTCCTAGGGCCATTGTGATGAACATGGTAGACGTGATGTTGTCCCACGTTTGCCGTGACAGAACCAAAAAGACTGAATGA
- the LOC125973788 gene encoding NXPE family member 3 isoform X1 produces MTSSLLQGQRMNAIKAFMKSGNVLKYGLIIVTLFGLIFLLNNITNGENWKYHTMSALYKFQSRIQSLTYRSLPTFHHNHSFCSHLGQPPSLIEELEERDLLDLIAGPQQPSSSTIPTLCQTSDPAHSLFTIIPSKNNQRWYVGDQLEVLVHLHDFKGRPKRYGGDLLLARLHSPKYKAGVAGQVLDHNNGLYTARFPLLWEGTAQVEVTMVHSSEAVAVLRRLREQRPDRVFFVSLYRHGLLSESTVCNMCLPQDQGELCNYTDPYSGEPWYCYKPKMLSCDARINHAKGGYLKNIITKKEALLFQSGVNVKVPIHASTTDTIVVMPSRKGTAYRVNNKSLFLEYGNLFSIIVSAINVENDRQNPDPVKLPTSGYYYQDSWRPLGGVNMRQFDRGSDITQCLTNKLVYMYGDSTVRQWFEYLLSVLPEMKEFELQSPKKVGPLMAVDSTHNILLEYRCHGPPIRFSTVMTSELRYIANELDGLTGGPDTVVALSVWSHFSTFPVEVYIRRLRHIRKAVVRLLDRAPGTVVVIRTANPQALERDVSLYNSDWFSLQLDTVLRAMFEGLDVWLVDAWQMCVAHHQPHNLHPPRSIVKNMVDVMLSYVCRDGTRNIV; encoded by the exons atgacatcatcattactGCAGGGTCAGCGAATGAACGCTATCAAAGCGTTCATGAAGTCtggaaatgttttgaaatatggCCTCATCATTGTCACCCTGTTTGGCCTCATCTTCCTGTTGAACAACATTACCAATGGGGAG AACTGGAAGTACCACACAATGTCAGCACTGTACAAGTTCCAGAGCCGGATCCAGTCACTCACTTATAGAAGCCTCCCAACATTTCACCACAATCACAGCTTCTGTTCACATCTGGGTCAGCCGCCATCATTGATAGAAGAGCTGGAGGAGCGGGACTTGTTGGACCTCATTGCCGGGCCCCAGCAGCCATCTAGCTCTACAATACCCACCCTCTGTCAGACAAGTGACCCGGCCCACAGCCTGTTTACAATCATCCCCTCCAAAAACAACCAGCGTTGGTACGTGGGTGACCAGCTGGAGGTGCTGGTCCACCTGCACGACTTCAAGGGCCGACCCAAGCGCTACGGCGGCGATTTGCTGTTGGCCCGGTTGCACTCCCCAAAATACAAAGCGGGTGTGGCTGGGCAAGTACTGGACCACAACAACGGACTTTATACCGCTCGATTCCCGCTGCTGTGGGAGGGCACGGCTCAGGTCGAGGTCACGATGGTGCATTCGAGCGAGGCCGTCGCCGTGCTGCGGCGACTGAGAGAGCAACGGCCCGATCGAGTGTTCTTCGTCAGCCTCTATCGCCACGGCCTTCTTTCTGAGAGCACAGTGTGCAACATGTGCCTGCCGCAGGACCAGGGGGAGTTGTGCAACTACACGGACCCTTACTCCGGCGAGCCGTGGTATTGTTACAAGCCTAAAATGCTCAGCTGCGATGCCCGAATCAATCATGCCAAGGGAGGCTACCTCAAAAACATCATCACCAAGAAGGAAGCTTTGCTCTTCCAGAG tgGGGTCAATGTCAAAGTTCCCATCCACGCTTCCACAACGGACACCATCGTCGTGATGCCTTCGAGGAAAGGTACTGCCTACCGTGTCAATaataaatcactttttttgGAGTATGGAAATTTATTTTCCATCATTGTATCTGCCATCAATGTAGAAAATGACCGGCAAAATCCAGATCCGGTGAAGCTGCCGACTTCTGGGTACTACTACCAGGACTCGTGGAGGCCGTTGGGTGGTGTCAATATGCGGCAGTTTGACAGAGGCTCTGATATCACTCAGTGTTTGACCAACAAGTTGGTTTACATGTACGGCGACTCCACTGTGCGCCAGTGGTTCGAGTACCTCCTCAGTGTGCTTCCAG AGATGAAAGAATTCGAGCTGCAGAGTCCAAAAAAGGTGGGACCCTTAATGGCAGTGGACAGCACCCACAACATTCTGCTGGAGTACCGCTGCCACGGGCCACCCATCCGCTTCTCCACCGTCATGACCAGCGAGTTGCGCTACATCGCCAACGAGCTGGACGGCCTGACCGGCGGGCCTGACACGGTGGTGGCCCTCAGCGTCTGGTCTCACTTCAGTACCTTCCCCGTGGAGGTGTACATACGCCGCCTGCGGCATATTCGCAAGGCGGTAGTCCGACTCCTGGACCGGGCGCCGGGGACGGTGGTGGTGATCCGCACAGCCAACCCTCAGGCTCTGGAGCGAGACGTCAGCCTGTACAACAGCGACTGGTTTTCGCTGCAGCTGGACACGGTGCTGCGCGCCATGTTCGAAGGTCTCGACGTTTGGCTGGTGGACGCTTGGCAGATGTGTGTGGCGCACCACCAACCTCACAACCTGCACCCCCCTAGGTCCATTGTCAAGAACATGGTAGACGTGATGTTGTCCTACGTCTGTCGAGATGGAACCAGAAATATTGTGTGA
- the LOC125973788 gene encoding NXPE family member 3 isoform X2: MTSSLLQGQRMNAIKAFMKSGNVLKYGLIIVTLFGLIFLLNNITNGENWKYHTMSALYKFQSRIQSLTYRSLPTFHHNHSFCSHLGQPPSLIEELEERDLLDLIAGPQQPSSSTIPTLCQTSDPAHSLFTIIPSKNNQRWYVGDQLEVLVHLHDFKGRPKRYGGDLLLARLHSPKYKAGVAGQVLDHNNGLYTARFPLLWEGTAQVEVTMVHSSEAVAVLRRLREQRPDRVFFVSLYRHGLLSESTVCNMCLPQDQGELCNYTDPYSGEPWYCYKPKMLSCDARINHAKGGYLKNIITKKEALLFQSGVNVKVPIHASTTDTIVVMPSRKENDRQNPDPVKLPTSGYYYQDSWRPLGGVNMRQFDRGSDITQCLTNKLVYMYGDSTVRQWFEYLLSVLPEMKEFELQSPKKVGPLMAVDSTHNILLEYRCHGPPIRFSTVMTSELRYIANELDGLTGGPDTVVALSVWSHFSTFPVEVYIRRLRHIRKAVVRLLDRAPGTVVVIRTANPQALERDVSLYNSDWFSLQLDTVLRAMFEGLDVWLVDAWQMCVAHHQPHNLHPPRSIVKNMVDVMLSYVCRDGTRNIV, encoded by the exons atgacatcatcattactGCAGGGTCAGCGAATGAACGCTATCAAAGCGTTCATGAAGTCtggaaatgttttgaaatatggCCTCATCATTGTCACCCTGTTTGGCCTCATCTTCCTGTTGAACAACATTACCAATGGGGAG AACTGGAAGTACCACACAATGTCAGCACTGTACAAGTTCCAGAGCCGGATCCAGTCACTCACTTATAGAAGCCTCCCAACATTTCACCACAATCACAGCTTCTGTTCACATCTGGGTCAGCCGCCATCATTGATAGAAGAGCTGGAGGAGCGGGACTTGTTGGACCTCATTGCCGGGCCCCAGCAGCCATCTAGCTCTACAATACCCACCCTCTGTCAGACAAGTGACCCGGCCCACAGCCTGTTTACAATCATCCCCTCCAAAAACAACCAGCGTTGGTACGTGGGTGACCAGCTGGAGGTGCTGGTCCACCTGCACGACTTCAAGGGCCGACCCAAGCGCTACGGCGGCGATTTGCTGTTGGCCCGGTTGCACTCCCCAAAATACAAAGCGGGTGTGGCTGGGCAAGTACTGGACCACAACAACGGACTTTATACCGCTCGATTCCCGCTGCTGTGGGAGGGCACGGCTCAGGTCGAGGTCACGATGGTGCATTCGAGCGAGGCCGTCGCCGTGCTGCGGCGACTGAGAGAGCAACGGCCCGATCGAGTGTTCTTCGTCAGCCTCTATCGCCACGGCCTTCTTTCTGAGAGCACAGTGTGCAACATGTGCCTGCCGCAGGACCAGGGGGAGTTGTGCAACTACACGGACCCTTACTCCGGCGAGCCGTGGTATTGTTACAAGCCTAAAATGCTCAGCTGCGATGCCCGAATCAATCATGCCAAGGGAGGCTACCTCAAAAACATCATCACCAAGAAGGAAGCTTTGCTCTTCCAGAG tgGGGTCAATGTCAAAGTTCCCATCCACGCTTCCACAACGGACACCATCGTCGTGATGCCTTCGAGGAAAG AAAATGACCGGCAAAATCCAGATCCGGTGAAGCTGCCGACTTCTGGGTACTACTACCAGGACTCGTGGAGGCCGTTGGGTGGTGTCAATATGCGGCAGTTTGACAGAGGCTCTGATATCACTCAGTGTTTGACCAACAAGTTGGTTTACATGTACGGCGACTCCACTGTGCGCCAGTGGTTCGAGTACCTCCTCAGTGTGCTTCCAG AGATGAAAGAATTCGAGCTGCAGAGTCCAAAAAAGGTGGGACCCTTAATGGCAGTGGACAGCACCCACAACATTCTGCTGGAGTACCGCTGCCACGGGCCACCCATCCGCTTCTCCACCGTCATGACCAGCGAGTTGCGCTACATCGCCAACGAGCTGGACGGCCTGACCGGCGGGCCTGACACGGTGGTGGCCCTCAGCGTCTGGTCTCACTTCAGTACCTTCCCCGTGGAGGTGTACATACGCCGCCTGCGGCATATTCGCAAGGCGGTAGTCCGACTCCTGGACCGGGCGCCGGGGACGGTGGTGGTGATCCGCACAGCCAACCCTCAGGCTCTGGAGCGAGACGTCAGCCTGTACAACAGCGACTGGTTTTCGCTGCAGCTGGACACGGTGCTGCGCGCCATGTTCGAAGGTCTCGACGTTTGGCTGGTGGACGCTTGGCAGATGTGTGTGGCGCACCACCAACCTCACAACCTGCACCCCCCTAGGTCCATTGTCAAGAACATGGTAGACGTGATGTTGTCCTACGTCTGTCGAGATGGAACCAGAAATATTGTGTGA
- the cep97 gene encoding centrosomal protein of 97 kDa, translating into MGVSDLQFNTNGPVVDLSAQGMRKLDPSFICSEDTHTLILDQNQIMKLDHLERNPGLQQLSVANNRLVRMMGVSQLKELQVLNLPNNSIGYIEGLRDLPNLKWLNLSGNAIKVIEQLNNCVSLQHLDLSDNSIFNIGDLSKLVALKTLLLHGNSLTTLRTVPANLPAHVSILSLASNEITDLNEVAHLASLHKLEQLSIMNNPCVMPTPSLPHYDYRPYVMNWCLGLKVLDGFVVSQKEGLKAEWLYSQGKGRFFRPGQHVELVQYLSTVCLRTTSSPLLMTEDAKLEKILNKQRFHQMQLLEETRGECPSPPRPTQLAVEATDILHTSPQGDTVQAQKITPPPLQAAILSDPERGRAVQFNTWMSYDSTNTSLPCLSSPQLGKENLHLEDVQTDEDKLNESMLSSESTFMPFVPHLDPRPPHSDSEDETETFEADSLAPMRPTSPRCIPPPEQHNEEDSVAPHLEAPEEETFLHLSNKSEGATRAAVKIQSWWRGWYTRCCHPKAREVRSEIRLRRMQDHIISLSSKFDRVQKQCEEERLQRMVQEEAVRFLWKQVQSMQQWKQSVEEQLACLTHVSTPPGPCLPALPAASCTANQVASEVSLPDSGFQMTMSDEQATLEDSLLSSGTAESVMTVRAPDGGVDSTDCTLLEQYATSLQQREEEEEEAEEAVTPRPSSSLQIEDDQTDVH; encoded by the exons ATGGGGGTGTCAGATTTACAATTTAATACAAACG gacCTGTGGTGGATCTTTCAGCTCAGGGTATGCGGAAGCTCGATCCCAGTTTCATCTGCTCTGaggacactcacacactcatccTGGACCAAAatcaaatcatgaaacttgaccaCTTGGAAAGGAACCCAGGCCTTCAGCAG CTGTCTGTAGCCAACAATCGCCTTGTCAGGATGATGGGTGTGTCTCAGCTCAAGGAGTTGCAAGTCCTCAATCTTCCCAACAACAGTATCGGCTACATCGAGGGACTGCGGGATCTACCCAACCTCAAGTGGCTCAACCTGTCAGGAAACGCAATTAAG GTTATTGAGCAGCTGAACAACTGTGTTTCTCTGCAACACTTGGATCTTTCAGATAATAGCATATTTAACATCGGGGATCTGAGCAAACTTGTGGCACTAAAG ACACTTCTTCTGCATGGAAACAGCCTGACAACACTCCGCACTGTGCCTGCCAATCTCCCTGCCCATGTGTCAATCCTGTCGTTAGCATCTAATGAGATAACGGATCTCAATGAA GTGGCACACCTGGCCTCCCTCCACAAACTGGAGCAGTTGTCCATTATGAACAACCCCTGTGTGATGCCAACCCCGTCGCTGCCGCACTACGACTACCGGCCCTATGTGATGAATTGGTGTCTGGGCCTGAAAGTTTTGGATGGCTTTGTGGTGTCTCAAAAAGAAGG ACTGAAAGCGGAGTGGCTGTACAGTCAGGGAAAAGGTCGTTTCTTTCGACCGGGACAGCATGTTGAACTGGTTCAGTACCTGTCCACCGTTTGCCTCCGGACCACTTCGTCGCCTTTGTTGATGACGGAAGATGCCAAATTGGAGAAGATCTTAAACAAGCAGAG GTTTCACCAAATGCAGTTGTTAGAAGAAACCCGCGGGGAATGTCCAAGCCCTCCTCGGCCCACTCAACTAGCTGTGGAAGCAACAGACATTTTGCATACATCGCCACAAGGGGACACTGTACAGGCGCAGAAAATAACACCACCACCACTGCAAGCTGCTATTCTATCAGACCCAGAAAGAG GGCGAGCAGTGCAGTTTAATACATGGATGAGCTACGACTCGACCAACACGTCGCTTCCATGTTTAAGCAGCCCACAGCTGGGAAAGGAGAACCTCCATTTGGAAGACGTGCAGACCGATGAGGACAAGCTCAACGAAAGCATGCTATCTTCCGAGTCCACCTTCATGCCCTTCGTACCCCACctcgacccacggccgccgcacTCGGACAGTGAAGACGAGACGGAGACATTTGAAGCTGACTCGCTGGCCCCCATGCGCCCGACGTCCCCTCGCTGCATCCCCCCGCCAGAGCAGCACAATGAGGAAGACAGTGTTGCGCCACATTTGGAAGCCCCCGAAGAAgaaacatttttacatttgtccaACAAGTCAGAGGGCGCAACAAGAGCAGCTGTTAAGATCCAGTCTTGGTGGAGGGGTTGGTACACTCGGTGTTGTCACCCCAAAGCCAGAGAGGTGCGCAGTGAGATCCGTCTGCGCAGGATGCAAGATCACATCATCTCCTTATCATCAAAATTTGACAG GGTGCAGAAGCAGTGTGAAGAGGAGAGATTACAAAGGATGGTTCAAGAGGAAGCGGTCAGGTTTCTATGGAAGCAG GTCCAGTCCATGCAGCAGTGGAAGCAGTCTGTTGAGGAGCAGCTGGCCTGCCTCACTCACGTCTCCACTCCTCCCGGACCATGTCTGCCGGCTCTTCCTGCAGCTAGCTGCACTGCAAACCAAGTGGCCTCGGAGGTCTCCTTGCCGGACTCTGGGTTCCAAATGACAATGAGTGACGAGCAGGCCACACTGGAGGACAGCCTGCTGAGCAGCGGGACTGCAGAGTCTGTGATGACTGTGCGAGCGCCCGACGGAGGTGTGGACAGCACGGACTGCACCCTCCTGGAGCAGTACGCCACCTCGTTGCAGCAgagggaagaggaagaggaggaagcagAGGAGGCGGTAACACCGCGACCATCCTCATCGTTGCAAATCGAAGATGACCAGACAGATGTCCACTGA
- the rpl24 gene encoding large ribosomal subunit protein eL24, with product MKVELCSFSGYKIYPGHGRRYARTDGKVFQFLNAKCESAFLAKRNPRQINWTVLYRRKHKKGQSEEVSKKRTRRAVKFQRAITGASLAEIMAKRNQKPEVRKAQREQAIRAAKEAKKAKQAAKKPAAPSTKATSKAAQKPKIAKPMKVNAPRVGGKR from the exons ATGAA GGTTGAGTTGTGCAGTTTCAGCGGGTATAAAATATACCCCGGCCATGGCCGCCGATACGCCAGGACAGACGGGAAG GTGTTCCAATTCTTGAACGCCAAATGCGAGTCTGCATTTTTGGCCAAGAGGAATCCCCGACAGATCAACTGGACAGTGCTGTACAGACGCAAGCACAAGAAGGGACAATCT GAAGAGGTGAGCAAGAAGCGTACCCGCCGTGCCGTTAAGTTCCAGAGGGCCATCACTGGTGCCTCCCTGGCTGAGATCATGGCCAAAAGGAACCAGAAGCCCGAGGTCCGCAAGGCCCAGAGAGAGCAGGCCATCAG GGCTGCCAAGGAGGCTAAGAAGGCAAAGCAGGCAGCAAAGAAGCCCGCTGCCCCCAGTACTAAG GCAACCAGCAAGGCTGCACAGAAGCCGAAGATCGCCAAGCCCATGAAGGTGAACGCGCCCCGTGTTGGTGGAAAACGCTAA